The proteins below are encoded in one region of Scophthalmus maximus strain ysfricsl-2021 chromosome 4, ASM2237912v1, whole genome shotgun sequence:
- the tjp1a gene encoding tight junction protein ZO-1 isoform X7, whose product MKYQKYITVMQMAMGVTASNKDCLPVKRQLWVTPQDGDESPSGNAGCSDGPTGATGGAGAMAMPATSTLSLPMSQAKPSLRRIKGRIHRSKSLDSIDLLDSSSAAMEETVIWEQHTVTLHRAAGFGFGIAISGGRDNPHFQSGETSIVISDVLKGGPAEGLLQENDRVVMVNAVSMDNVEHAYAVQQLRKSGKNAKITIRRKRKVQIPVSRPGDRETMSEHEEEDSDEDDGYEHHSGRGGPSAYGGASGGTDTGRRQERERSNSSRRDHSASRERSISPRSDRRSQASSAPPRPAKVTLVKSRKNEEYGLRLASHIFVKDISPESLAARDGNIQEGDVVLKINGTVTENLSLIDAKKLIERSKGKLKMVVQRDERATLLNIPDLDDSIPSGNNSDRDDISEIHSLTSDHSNRSLGRGSRSRSPDRPETSDLLRHSPRQISNGSHRSRDEERVSKPGSMSTPVKSSDDGVLSQASDQASSRDDKSLPPLPEPKPVYAQPGQPDVDLPVSPSDAPVPSAAHDDSILRPSMKLVKFKKGESVGLRLAGGNDVGIFVAGVLEDSPAAKEGLEEGDQILRVNNVDFANIIREEAVLFLLDLPRGEEVTILAQKKKDVYRRIVESDVGDSFYIRTHFEYEKESPYGLSFNKGEVFRVVDTLYNGKLGSWLAIRIGKNHQEVERGIIPNKNRAEQLSSVQYTLPKTPGGDRADFWRFRGLRSSKRNLRKSREDLSAQPVQTKFPAYERVVLREAGFLRPVVIFGPIADVAREKLAREEPDVFEQAKTQKQQGGEKSEPRDAGTDQKSSGIIRLHTIKQIIDRDKHAVLDITPNAVDRLNYAQWYPIVVFLNPDTKQGVKTMRTRLCPESRKSARKLYDRALKLRKNNHHLFTTTINLNSMNDGWFGALKETIQQQQNQLVWVSEGKADGAAEDDLDIHDDRLSYLSAPGSEYSMYSTDSRHTSDYEDTDTEGGAYTDQELDETLNDDVGPPTEPAITRSSEPVREDPPVIQEPPGYAGYQHTVQPDPLNRIDPAGFKAPVPQQKAEAAAVTSIPQQPEPLPETMPPAVDVTVKTVGGLSPDEAPAAPHMQPSPNPEAGSLRRPIPELARQSVTPEPLQSGLASSEPKMFLKDPYITDNTGRTGHSTKPVTYNPQQGYHPDQHPYRDYDHPPSRYDVSSSGVSSGGGYPEPKYRNYDSNPPYENNVPHYDQQQWNPYSQPISTANSQGFDHRMPYGDGPDSQYTPPLRYDEPPPQQGFDGRPRYGKPTGPGPVRYDDLPPPAPGPDLHYDQDSHLSTYPTAARSPDPTAQRPAYNQGPTPQQKGYTPQQYDPVPVNSETSPTPPPKAENSSPSPVDLHKPAPVRSVPQEDDPALRHQSVLTRVKMFENKRSVSVDRARDAADSSGNKAADLSLKAGGVIPKANSLSNLDQEKTFRAPEPQKPQSIVADDIVRSNHYDPDEDEDYYRKQLSYFDRLQVGPNKPQPQAQTSHNYSRTESVEKPSPVEKKYEPVPQVTPPLPPATLPKPATEAKPPAREETVQTNFLPHKSFPEKSPVNGTSEQPPKTVTSTGAPPASSYNRYVPKPYTTSARPFARMFDSPKFNHNLLPNDKPEIAPKGRSSSPVKPHIPPQPQNTDHDSGLDTFTRTMDHRSKYQHNNINAVPKAIPVSPSALDDDEDEDEGHTVVATARGIFNSNGGVLSSIETGVSIIIPQGAIPDGVEQEIYFKVCRDNSILPPLDKEKGETLLSPLVMCGPHGLKFLKPVELRLPHCASMTPDGWSFALKSSDSSSGDPKTWQNKSLPGDPNYLVGANCVSVLIDHF is encoded by the exons AGTGCAGCGATGGAGGAAACGGTCATATGGGAACAGCACACAGTGACCCTTCACAGG GCCGCAGGATTTGGGTTTGGCATTGCCATATCAGGTGGACGAGACAACCCTCATTTCCAGAGTGGAGAGACGTCCATTGTGATATCTGATGTGTTGAAAGGAGGTCCTGCTGAGGGACTTCTACA AGAAAATGATCGAGTGGTCATGGTCAATGCTGTCTCTATGGACAACGTAGAACATGCCTACGCTGTGCAGCAACTCCGCAAGAGTGGCAAAAATGCAAAGATA ACTATCCGTAGGAAAAGGAAAGTACAGATCCCTGTTTCGCGGCCAGGAGACAGGGAGACGATGTCAGAgcatgaggaagaggacagtgatgaggatgatggttaTGAGCACCACAGTGGTCGTGGTGGCCCAAGTGCCTACGGAGGAGCGAGCGGAGGCACGGACACTGGCAGGCGTCAAGAGCGTGAGCGTAGCAACAGCAGCAGGCGGGATCACAGTGCCTCAAGGGAGAGGAGCATCTCACCGCGCTCTGATCGCCGATCACAAGCCTCGTCTGCTCCACCCAGGCCGGCCAAGGTCACCCTTGTCAAGTCCCGCAAAAATGAAG AATATGGACTCCGGTTGGCCAGCCACATCTTTGTGAAGGACATCTCTCCCGAAAGCCTTGCTGCCAGGGATGGAAACATCCAGGAGGGAGATGTTGTACTCAAG atCAATGGCACAGTTACAGAGAACCTGTCACTGATAGATGCCAAGAAGCTGATTGAAAGGTCAAAGGGCAAGTTGAAGATGGTGGTGCAGAGGGACGAGCGTGCCACTCTTCTCAACATTCCTGATCTCGACGACAGTATCCCATCAGGCAACAATTCCGACAGAGACG ACATTTCAGAAATTCATTCACTGACATCAGACCATTCCAATCGATCCCTCGGGCGAGGTAGTCGATCACGTTCACCTGACAGGCCTGAAACATCGGACCTTCTCCGTCACTCACCTCGACAGATCAGCAATGGCAG ccATCGAAGTCGAGATGAGGAACGTGTATCCAAACCAGGGTCCATGTCCACACCGGTTAAAAGCTCTGATGATGGAGTGTTGTCACAGGCCAGCGACCAGGCCAGTTCCAGAGATGACAAATCGTTACCTCCGCTGCCTG AACCAAAGCCAGTCTATGCACAGCCTGGTCAGCCTGACGTGGACCTGCCTGTGAGCCCCTCTGATGCCCCCGTGCCCAGCGCTGCACATGATGACAGTATTCTCAG GCCGAGTATGAAGCTGGTCAAGTTCAAGAAGGGAGAGAGTGTCGGGCTGCGGTTAGCTGGAGGTAACGACGTGGGGATTTTTGTGGCAGGAGTTTTGGAAGACAGCCCTGCAGCCAAGGAGGGACTGGAGGAGGGAGACCAGATTCTGAGG GTGAACAATGTGGACTTTGCTAACATCATCCGAGAGGAAGCAGTGCTGTTTTTGCTGGATCTCCCAAGAGGAGAAGAAGTAACTATTCTTgctcagaagaaaaaagatg TGTATCGGAGGATAGTGGAATCGGACGTGGGTGACTCATTCTACATTCGGACAcattttgaatatgaaaaagagTCACCGTACGGCCTGAGCTTCAACAAGGGCGAGGTGTTTCGTGTTGTAGACACGCTCTACAACGGAAAGTTGGGTTCCTGGCTTGCTATCCGGATTGGCAAGAACCATCAGGAAGTGGAGAGGGGCATCATCCCCAACAAGAATAG GGCTGAACAGCTATCCAGTGTGCAGTACACCCTCCCCAaaacaccagggggcgacagaGCTGACTTCTGGAGATTCCGAGGGTTGCGAAGTTCCAAGAGGAATTTGCGGAAGAGCAGGGAGGACCTGTCAGCCCAGCCAGTTCAGACCAAGTTCCCTGCTTACGAGAGAGTGGTGCTGAGGGAGG CTGGGTTCCTGAGGCCAGTGGTTATCTTTGGACCAATAGCAGATGTGGCAAGAGAGAAACTGGCCAGGGAGGAGCCCGATGTTTTTGAACAAGCAA aaacacagaaacaacaaggaGGGGAAA AGAGCGAACCCAGGGATGCAGGAACCGACCAGAAAAGCTCTGGCATCATTCGCCTGCACACCATTAAGCAGATCATTGACCGA gACAAGCATGCAGTGCTGGACATCACCCCTAATGCAGTGGATCGTCTGAACTACGCTCAGTGGTATCCGATCGTGGTGTTTCTCAACCCAGACACCAAGCAGGGCGTGAAGACCATGAGGACCCGCCTCTGCCCCGAGTCGAGGAAGAGTGCCAGGAAGCTCTATGATCGAGCTCTCAAactaagaaaaaacaaccaccacCTCTTCACCA CAACCATTAACTTGAACAGCATGAATGATGGTTGGTTTGGAGCTCTGAAAGAAAcaatccagcagcagcagaaccagcTGGTGTGGGTTTCCGAGGGCAAG GCTGATGGGGCAGCTGAGGATGACCTGGACATCCACGACGACCGTCTGTCCTACTTATCGGCACCAGGCAGTGAGTATTCCATGTACAGCACCGATAGCCGCCACACCTCCGACTACGAGGACAcggacacagagggaggagcctACACCGACCAGGAGCTGGACGAAACGCTGAACGACGATGTGGGTCCCCCCACGGAGCCCGCCATCACCCGCTCCTCTGAGCCCGTCCGTGAGGATCCGCCTGTCATCCAGGAGCCCCCTGGCTACGCTGGCTACCAGCACACAGTGCAGCCGGACCCCCTGAACCGCATCGACCCGGCCGGGTTCAAGGCACCGGTGCCGCAGCAG AAAGCAGAGGCCGCTGCCGTCACTAGCATCCCCCAGCAGCCCGAGCCCCTGCCTGAGACAATGCCCCCTGCTGTCGACGTTACTGTAAAAACTGTAGGGGGTCTGAGCCCCGACGAGGCTCCTGCAGCTCCCCACATGCAGCCAAGCCCCAACCCAGAGGCTGGCTCACTTAGGAGGCCCATCCCTGAGCTAGCCCGTCAGAGCGTCACACCAGAACCTCTACAGTCTGGACTGGCCAGTTCTGAACCAAAG ATGTTTCTAAAGGATCCGTACATCACTGACAACACAGGGAGAACCGGTCACAGTACAAAGCCTGTGACTTACAACCCTCAGCAGGGATATCACCCTGACCAGCACCCGTACAGAGATTACGACCACCCTCCAAGTCGGTATGACGTCAGCAGCAGTGGAGTCAGCAGTGGAGGTGGTTACCCAGAACCAAAGTATCGTAACTATGACTCTAACCCACCCTACGAGAACAATGTGCCTCACTACGACCAGCAACAGTGGAACCCCTACAGCCAGCCAATCTCTACTGCCAATTCCCAGGGCTTCGATCACCGCATGCCGTACGGTGACGGCCCTGACTCCCAGTACACCCCTCCTCTCCGCTACGATGAGCCCCCGCCTCAGCAGGGATTCGATGGACGGCCTCGCTACGGTAAACCGACAGGTCCGGGACCTGTCCGTTATGATGATCTTCCACCTCCTGCTCCGGGGCCTGACCTGCACTATGATCAGGATTCTCACCTGAGCACGTACCCCACTGCTGCCCGCTCCCCTGACCCCACTGCCCAGCGGCCTGCCTATAACCAGGGACCAACACCGCAACAGAAAGGCTACACACCTCAGCAGTATGACCCTGTTCCTGTGAACTCTGAAACCAGCCCCACACCTCCCCCAAAAGCAGAGAACTCCTCGCCTTCCCCCGTGGACCTTCACAAACCTGCACCCGTCAGAAGCGTGCCACAGGAGGACGACCCCGCCTTGCGTCACCAGTCAGTCCTGACGAGGGTCAAGATGTTTGAGAACAAACGCTCTGTGTCCGTGGACCGAGCCAGAGATGCAGCGGATTCATCTGGGAACAAG GCAGCCGATTTATCCCTGAAAGCAGGTGGAGTAATCCCTAAAGCTAATTCTCTGAGCAACCTCGATCAAGAGAAGACCTTCAG AGCTCCGGAGCCACAGAAGCCTCAGTCCATAGTAGCTGATGATATCGTGCGCTCCAACCATTACGACCCTGATGAGGACGAGGACTACTACAGGAAACAGCTGTCTTACTTTGACCGGCTACAAGTTGGCCCCAACAAACCCCAGCCACAAGCACAAACATCCCACAACTACTCCAG GACAGAGTCAGTGGAGAAACCAAGTCCAGTGGagaaaaaatatgaacctgTTCCCCAGGTGACACCGCCACTGCCACCAGCCACACTGCCCAAACCTGCAACTGAag CCAAACCTCCTGCTCGAGAGGAAACTGTCCAGACCAACTTCCTGCCTCATAAGAGTTTCCCTGAGAAGTCTCCGGTTAATGGCACAAGTGAACAGCCTCCGAAAACGGTCACTAGCACCGGGGCTCCACCAGCATCCAGCTACAATCGCTACGTGCCCAAGCCCTACACCACCTCTGCCCGGCCTTTTGCTCGCATGTTCGACAGTCCGAAATTCAACCACAACCTTTTGCCCAATGACAAGCCTGAGATTGCTCCAAAG GGCCGCAGCTCCAGCCCAGTGAAGCCTCATATACCTCCACAGCCCCAGAACACGGACCATGACAGCGGCCTGGACACTTTCACACGCACGATGGACCACCGCTCCAAGTACCAGCACAACAACATCAACGCTGTGCCCAAGGCCATCCCTGTGAG TCCCAGTGCCctcgatgatgatgaggatgaagatgagggcCACACAGTGGTTGCAACAGCTCGAGGCATCTTCAACTCTAACGGAGGCGTCCTGAGCTCCATCGAGACGGGCGTCAGCATTATAATCCCACAGGGGGCCATTCCTGACGGTGTGGAGCAGGAGATCTACTTCAAGGTCTGCCGAGACAACAGCATCCTGCCCCCACTGGACAAAGAGAAAG GAGAGACTTTGCTCAGCCCTCTGGTGATGTGTGGACCTCACGGCCTCAAGTTTTTGAAGCCCGTGGAGCTGCGCTTGCCTCACTGTGCGTCAATGACCCCTGATGGTTGGTCTTTTGCTCTAAAATCCTCCGACTCCTCGTCGG GTGACCCCAAAACCTGGCAGAACAAGTCTCTTCCCGGGGATCCCAACTACCTGGTGGGAGCCAACTGTGTCTCGGTGCTCATTGACCACTTCTGA
- the tjp1a gene encoding tight junction protein ZO-1 isoform X14, with amino-acid sequence MKYQKYITVMQMAMGVTASNKDCLPVKRQLWVTPQDGDESPSGNAGCSDGPTGATGGAGAMAMPATSTLSLPMSQAKPSLRRIKGRIHRSKSLDSIDLLDSSSAAMEETVIWEQHTVTLHRAAGFGFGIAISGGRDNPHFQSGETSIVISDVLKGGPAEGLLQENDRVVMVNAVSMDNVEHAYAVQQLRKSGKNAKITIRRKRKVQIPVSRPGDRETMSEHEEEDSDEDDGYEHHSGRGGPSAYGGASGGTDTGRRQERERSNSSRRDHSASRERSISPRSDRRSQASSAPPRPAKVTLVKSRKNEEYGLRLASHIFVKDISPESLAARDGNIQEGDVVLKINGTVTENLSLIDAKKLIERSKGKLKMVVQRDERATLLNIPDLDDSIPSGNNSDRDDISEIHSLTSDHSNRSLGRGSRSRSPDRPETSDLLRHSPRQISNGSHRSRDEERVSKPGSMSTPVKSSDDGVLSQASDQASSRDDKSLPPLPEPKPVYAQPGQPDVDLPVSPSDAPVPSAAHDDSILRPSMKLVKFKKGESVGLRLAGGNDVGIFVAGVLEDSPAAKEGLEEGDQILRVNNVDFANIIREEAVLFLLDLPRGEEVTILAQKKKDVYRRIVESDVGDSFYIRTHFEYEKESPYGLSFNKGEVFRVVDTLYNGKLGSWLAIRIGKNHQEVERGIIPNKNRAEQLSSVQYTLPKTPGGDRADFWRFRGLRSSKRNLRKSREDLSAQPVQTKFPAYERVVLREAGFLRPVVIFGPIADVAREKLAREEPDVFEQAKSEPRDAGTDQKSSGIIRLHTIKQIIDRDKHAVLDITPNAVDRLNYAQWYPIVVFLNPDTKQGVKTMRTRLCPESRKSARKLYDRALKLRKNNHHLFTTTINLNSMNDGWFGALKETIQQQQNQLVWVSEGKADGAAEDDLDIHDDRLSYLSAPGSEYSMYSTDSRHTSDYEDTDTEGGAYTDQELDETLNDDVGPPTEPAITRSSEPVREDPPVIQEPPGYAGYQHTVQPDPLNRIDPAGFKAPVPQQKAEAAAVTSIPQQPEPLPETMPPAVDVTVKTVGGLSPDEAPAAPHMQPSPNPEAGSLRRPIPELARQSVTPEPLQSGLASSEPKMFLKDPYITDNTGRTGHSTKPVTYNPQQGYHPDQHPYRDYDHPPSRYDVSSSGVSSGGGYPEPKYRNYDSNPPYENNVPHYDQQQWNPYSQPISTANSQGFDHRMPYGDGPDSQYTPPLRYDEPPPQQGFDGRPRYGKPTGPGPVRYDDLPPPAPGPDLHYDQDSHLSTYPTAARSPDPTAQRPAYNQGPTPQQKGYTPQQYDPVPVNSETSPTPPPKAENSSPSPVDLHKPAPVRSVPQEDDPALRHQSVLTRVKMFENKRSVSVDRARDAADSSGNKAADLSLKAGGVIPKANSLSNLDQEKTFRAPEPQKPQSIVADDIVRSNHYDPDEDEDYYRKQLSYFDRLQVGPNKPQPQAQTSHNYSRTESVEKPSPVEKKYEPVPQVTPPLPPATLPKPATEAKPPAREETVQTNFLPHKSFPEKSPVNGTSEQPPKTVTSTGAPPASSYNRYVPKPYTTSARPFARMFDSPKFNHNLLPNDKPEIAPKGRSSSPVKPHIPPQPQNTDHDSGLDTFTRTMDHRSKYQHNNINAVPKAIPVSPSALDDDEDEDEGHTVVATARGIFNSNGGVLSSIETGVSIIIPQGAIPDGVEQEIYFKVCRDNSILPPLDKEKGETLLSPLVMCGPHGLKFLKPVELRLPHCASMTPDGDPKTWQNKSLPGDPNYLVGANCVSVLIDHF; translated from the exons AGTGCAGCGATGGAGGAAACGGTCATATGGGAACAGCACACAGTGACCCTTCACAGG GCCGCAGGATTTGGGTTTGGCATTGCCATATCAGGTGGACGAGACAACCCTCATTTCCAGAGTGGAGAGACGTCCATTGTGATATCTGATGTGTTGAAAGGAGGTCCTGCTGAGGGACTTCTACA AGAAAATGATCGAGTGGTCATGGTCAATGCTGTCTCTATGGACAACGTAGAACATGCCTACGCTGTGCAGCAACTCCGCAAGAGTGGCAAAAATGCAAAGATA ACTATCCGTAGGAAAAGGAAAGTACAGATCCCTGTTTCGCGGCCAGGAGACAGGGAGACGATGTCAGAgcatgaggaagaggacagtgatgaggatgatggttaTGAGCACCACAGTGGTCGTGGTGGCCCAAGTGCCTACGGAGGAGCGAGCGGAGGCACGGACACTGGCAGGCGTCAAGAGCGTGAGCGTAGCAACAGCAGCAGGCGGGATCACAGTGCCTCAAGGGAGAGGAGCATCTCACCGCGCTCTGATCGCCGATCACAAGCCTCGTCTGCTCCACCCAGGCCGGCCAAGGTCACCCTTGTCAAGTCCCGCAAAAATGAAG AATATGGACTCCGGTTGGCCAGCCACATCTTTGTGAAGGACATCTCTCCCGAAAGCCTTGCTGCCAGGGATGGAAACATCCAGGAGGGAGATGTTGTACTCAAG atCAATGGCACAGTTACAGAGAACCTGTCACTGATAGATGCCAAGAAGCTGATTGAAAGGTCAAAGGGCAAGTTGAAGATGGTGGTGCAGAGGGACGAGCGTGCCACTCTTCTCAACATTCCTGATCTCGACGACAGTATCCCATCAGGCAACAATTCCGACAGAGACG ACATTTCAGAAATTCATTCACTGACATCAGACCATTCCAATCGATCCCTCGGGCGAGGTAGTCGATCACGTTCACCTGACAGGCCTGAAACATCGGACCTTCTCCGTCACTCACCTCGACAGATCAGCAATGGCAG ccATCGAAGTCGAGATGAGGAACGTGTATCCAAACCAGGGTCCATGTCCACACCGGTTAAAAGCTCTGATGATGGAGTGTTGTCACAGGCCAGCGACCAGGCCAGTTCCAGAGATGACAAATCGTTACCTCCGCTGCCTG AACCAAAGCCAGTCTATGCACAGCCTGGTCAGCCTGACGTGGACCTGCCTGTGAGCCCCTCTGATGCCCCCGTGCCCAGCGCTGCACATGATGACAGTATTCTCAG GCCGAGTATGAAGCTGGTCAAGTTCAAGAAGGGAGAGAGTGTCGGGCTGCGGTTAGCTGGAGGTAACGACGTGGGGATTTTTGTGGCAGGAGTTTTGGAAGACAGCCCTGCAGCCAAGGAGGGACTGGAGGAGGGAGACCAGATTCTGAGG GTGAACAATGTGGACTTTGCTAACATCATCCGAGAGGAAGCAGTGCTGTTTTTGCTGGATCTCCCAAGAGGAGAAGAAGTAACTATTCTTgctcagaagaaaaaagatg TGTATCGGAGGATAGTGGAATCGGACGTGGGTGACTCATTCTACATTCGGACAcattttgaatatgaaaaagagTCACCGTACGGCCTGAGCTTCAACAAGGGCGAGGTGTTTCGTGTTGTAGACACGCTCTACAACGGAAAGTTGGGTTCCTGGCTTGCTATCCGGATTGGCAAGAACCATCAGGAAGTGGAGAGGGGCATCATCCCCAACAAGAATAG GGCTGAACAGCTATCCAGTGTGCAGTACACCCTCCCCAaaacaccagggggcgacagaGCTGACTTCTGGAGATTCCGAGGGTTGCGAAGTTCCAAGAGGAATTTGCGGAAGAGCAGGGAGGACCTGTCAGCCCAGCCAGTTCAGACCAAGTTCCCTGCTTACGAGAGAGTGGTGCTGAGGGAGG CTGGGTTCCTGAGGCCAGTGGTTATCTTTGGACCAATAGCAGATGTGGCAAGAGAGAAACTGGCCAGGGAGGAGCCCGATGTTTTTGAACAAGCAA AGAGCGAACCCAGGGATGCAGGAACCGACCAGAAAAGCTCTGGCATCATTCGCCTGCACACCATTAAGCAGATCATTGACCGA gACAAGCATGCAGTGCTGGACATCACCCCTAATGCAGTGGATCGTCTGAACTACGCTCAGTGGTATCCGATCGTGGTGTTTCTCAACCCAGACACCAAGCAGGGCGTGAAGACCATGAGGACCCGCCTCTGCCCCGAGTCGAGGAAGAGTGCCAGGAAGCTCTATGATCGAGCTCTCAAactaagaaaaaacaaccaccacCTCTTCACCA CAACCATTAACTTGAACAGCATGAATGATGGTTGGTTTGGAGCTCTGAAAGAAAcaatccagcagcagcagaaccagcTGGTGTGGGTTTCCGAGGGCAAG GCTGATGGGGCAGCTGAGGATGACCTGGACATCCACGACGACCGTCTGTCCTACTTATCGGCACCAGGCAGTGAGTATTCCATGTACAGCACCGATAGCCGCCACACCTCCGACTACGAGGACAcggacacagagggaggagcctACACCGACCAGGAGCTGGACGAAACGCTGAACGACGATGTGGGTCCCCCCACGGAGCCCGCCATCACCCGCTCCTCTGAGCCCGTCCGTGAGGATCCGCCTGTCATCCAGGAGCCCCCTGGCTACGCTGGCTACCAGCACACAGTGCAGCCGGACCCCCTGAACCGCATCGACCCGGCCGGGTTCAAGGCACCGGTGCCGCAGCAG AAAGCAGAGGCCGCTGCCGTCACTAGCATCCCCCAGCAGCCCGAGCCCCTGCCTGAGACAATGCCCCCTGCTGTCGACGTTACTGTAAAAACTGTAGGGGGTCTGAGCCCCGACGAGGCTCCTGCAGCTCCCCACATGCAGCCAAGCCCCAACCCAGAGGCTGGCTCACTTAGGAGGCCCATCCCTGAGCTAGCCCGTCAGAGCGTCACACCAGAACCTCTACAGTCTGGACTGGCCAGTTCTGAACCAAAG ATGTTTCTAAAGGATCCGTACATCACTGACAACACAGGGAGAACCGGTCACAGTACAAAGCCTGTGACTTACAACCCTCAGCAGGGATATCACCCTGACCAGCACCCGTACAGAGATTACGACCACCCTCCAAGTCGGTATGACGTCAGCAGCAGTGGAGTCAGCAGTGGAGGTGGTTACCCAGAACCAAAGTATCGTAACTATGACTCTAACCCACCCTACGAGAACAATGTGCCTCACTACGACCAGCAACAGTGGAACCCCTACAGCCAGCCAATCTCTACTGCCAATTCCCAGGGCTTCGATCACCGCATGCCGTACGGTGACGGCCCTGACTCCCAGTACACCCCTCCTCTCCGCTACGATGAGCCCCCGCCTCAGCAGGGATTCGATGGACGGCCTCGCTACGGTAAACCGACAGGTCCGGGACCTGTCCGTTATGATGATCTTCCACCTCCTGCTCCGGGGCCTGACCTGCACTATGATCAGGATTCTCACCTGAGCACGTACCCCACTGCTGCCCGCTCCCCTGACCCCACTGCCCAGCGGCCTGCCTATAACCAGGGACCAACACCGCAACAGAAAGGCTACACACCTCAGCAGTATGACCCTGTTCCTGTGAACTCTGAAACCAGCCCCACACCTCCCCCAAAAGCAGAGAACTCCTCGCCTTCCCCCGTGGACCTTCACAAACCTGCACCCGTCAGAAGCGTGCCACAGGAGGACGACCCCGCCTTGCGTCACCAGTCAGTCCTGACGAGGGTCAAGATGTTTGAGAACAAACGCTCTGTGTCCGTGGACCGAGCCAGAGATGCAGCGGATTCATCTGGGAACAAG GCAGCCGATTTATCCCTGAAAGCAGGTGGAGTAATCCCTAAAGCTAATTCTCTGAGCAACCTCGATCAAGAGAAGACCTTCAG AGCTCCGGAGCCACAGAAGCCTCAGTCCATAGTAGCTGATGATATCGTGCGCTCCAACCATTACGACCCTGATGAGGACGAGGACTACTACAGGAAACAGCTGTCTTACTTTGACCGGCTACAAGTTGGCCCCAACAAACCCCAGCCACAAGCACAAACATCCCACAACTACTCCAG GACAGAGTCAGTGGAGAAACCAAGTCCAGTGGagaaaaaatatgaacctgTTCCCCAGGTGACACCGCCACTGCCACCAGCCACACTGCCCAAACCTGCAACTGAag CCAAACCTCCTGCTCGAGAGGAAACTGTCCAGACCAACTTCCTGCCTCATAAGAGTTTCCCTGAGAAGTCTCCGGTTAATGGCACAAGTGAACAGCCTCCGAAAACGGTCACTAGCACCGGGGCTCCACCAGCATCCAGCTACAATCGCTACGTGCCCAAGCCCTACACCACCTCTGCCCGGCCTTTTGCTCGCATGTTCGACAGTCCGAAATTCAACCACAACCTTTTGCCCAATGACAAGCCTGAGATTGCTCCAAAG GGCCGCAGCTCCAGCCCAGTGAAGCCTCATATACCTCCACAGCCCCAGAACACGGACCATGACAGCGGCCTGGACACTTTCACACGCACGATGGACCACCGCTCCAAGTACCAGCACAACAACATCAACGCTGTGCCCAAGGCCATCCCTGTGAG TCCCAGTGCCctcgatgatgatgaggatgaagatgagggcCACACAGTGGTTGCAACAGCTCGAGGCATCTTCAACTCTAACGGAGGCGTCCTGAGCTCCATCGAGACGGGCGTCAGCATTATAATCCCACAGGGGGCCATTCCTGACGGTGTGGAGCAGGAGATCTACTTCAAGGTCTGCCGAGACAACAGCATCCTGCCCCCACTGGACAAAGAGAAAG GAGAGACTTTGCTCAGCCCTCTGGTGATGTGTGGACCTCACGGCCTCAAGTTTTTGAAGCCCGTGGAGCTGCGCTTGCCTCACTGTGCGTCAATGACCCCTGATG GTGACCCCAAAACCTGGCAGAACAAGTCTCTTCCCGGGGATCCCAACTACCTGGTGGGAGCCAACTGTGTCTCGGTGCTCATTGACCACTTCTGA